A genome region from Triticum aestivum cultivar Chinese Spring chromosome 2B, IWGSC CS RefSeq v2.1, whole genome shotgun sequence includes the following:
- the LOC123045285 gene encoding uncharacterized protein At3g27210 isoform X3 → MRFRIRKKPASAPPDASSTAAVPDTAAGGGGRATIVASPDRYGTENVLIVTPGGSRDESFFEARPWLDSDSEDDFQSVRGDFTPSRGSTPDHQMQTSFAARISADIPSLTEKKQRLLELLQEKQQYDDEHDATTDVGSETGNSIHAEEHLNSSWKVEKAKKPAKPGCFACSAWKLSFKCCRKKKKEHKDL, encoded by the exons ATGAGGTTCAGGATCCGGAAGAAGCCTgcgtccgcgccgccggacgcttcTTCCACGGCCGCCGTGCCGGACactgcggccggcggcggcggccgggcgacGATCGTCGCTAGCCCAGATCGCTACGGCACAGAGAATG TGCTGATTGTTACGCCAGGAGGAAGCAGAGATGAGTCGTTCTTCGAGGCAAGGCCGTGGTTAGACTCGGACAGTGAAGATGATTTCCAAAGCGTGAGAGGAG ACTTCACTCCTTCAAGAGGTAGCACACCAGATCACCAGATGCAAACATCATTCGCAGCGCGGATATCTGCGGACATTCCTTCGCTGACAGAGAAGAAGCAGAGGCTCCTTGAGCTGCTCCAGGAAAAGCAGCAGTACGATGACGAGCATGATGCCACTACCGATGTCGGTAGCGAGACAG GGAACAGCATCCATGCTGAAGAACATCTGAATTCTTCTTGGAAAGTAGAGAAAGCAAAGAAGCCAGCCAAGCCAGGTTGCTTCGCTTGCTCTGCTTGGAAGCTTAGCTTCAAGTGCTgccggaagaagaagaaagagcacAAGGATTTGTGA
- the LOC123045285 gene encoding uncharacterized protein At3g27210 isoform X4, with the protein MRFRIRKKPASAPPDASSTAAVPDTAAGGGGRATIVASPDRYGTENGGSRDESFFEARPWLDSDSEDDFQSVRGDFTPSRGSTPDHQMQTSFAARISADIPSLTEKKQRLLELLQEKQQYDDEHDATTDVGSETGNSIHAEEHLNSSWKVEKAKKPAKPGCFACSAWKLSFKCCRKKKKEHKDL; encoded by the exons ATGAGGTTCAGGATCCGGAAGAAGCCTgcgtccgcgccgccggacgcttcTTCCACGGCCGCCGTGCCGGACactgcggccggcggcggcggccgggcgacGATCGTCGCTAGCCCAGATCGCTACGGCACAGAGAATG GAGGAAGCAGAGATGAGTCGTTCTTCGAGGCAAGGCCGTGGTTAGACTCGGACAGTGAAGATGATTTCCAAAGCGTGAGAGGAG ACTTCACTCCTTCAAGAGGTAGCACACCAGATCACCAGATGCAAACATCATTCGCAGCGCGGATATCTGCGGACATTCCTTCGCTGACAGAGAAGAAGCAGAGGCTCCTTGAGCTGCTCCAGGAAAAGCAGCAGTACGATGACGAGCATGATGCCACTACCGATGTCGGTAGCGAGACAGGGAACAGCATCCATGCTGAAGAACATCTGAATTCTTCTTGGAAAGTAGAGAAAGCAAAGAAGCCAGCCAAGCCAGGTTGCTTCGCTTGCTCTGCTTGGAAGCTTAGCTTCAAGTGCTgccggaagaagaagaaagagcacAAGGATTTGTGA
- the LOC123045285 gene encoding uncharacterized protein At3g27210 isoform X2, with product MRFRIRKKPASAPPDASSTAAVPDTAAGGGGRATIVASPDRYGTENVLIVTPGGSRDESFFEARPWLDSDSEDDFQSVRGDFTPSRGSTPDHQMQTSFAARISADIPSLTEKKQRLLELLQEKQQYDDEHDATTDVGSETGNSIHAEEHLNSSWKVEKAKKPAKPGCFACSAWKLSFKCCRKKKKEHKDL from the exons ATGAGGTTCAGGATCCGGAAGAAGCCTgcgtccgcgccgccggacgcttcTTCCACGGCCGCCGTGCCGGACactgcggccggcggcggcggccgggcgacGATCGTCGCTAGCCCAGATCGCTACGGCACAGAGAATG TGCTGATTGTTACGCCAGGAGGAAGCAGAGATGAGTCGTTCTTCGAGGCAAGGCCGTGGTTAGACTCGGACAGTGAAGATGATTTCCAAAGCGTGAGAGGAG ACTTCACTCCTTCAAGAGGTAGCACACCAGATCACCAGATGCAAACATCATTCGCAGCGCGGATATCTGCGGACATTCCTTCGCTGACAGAGAAGAAGCAGAGGCTCCTTGAGCTGCTCCAGGAAAAGCAGCAGTACGATGACGAGCATGATGCCACTACCGATGTCGGTAGCGAGACAGGGAACAGCATCCATGCTGAAGAACATCTGAATTCTTCTTGGAAAGTAGAGAAAGCAAAGAAGCCAGCCAAGCCAGGTTGCTTCGCTTGCTCTGCTTGGAAGCTTAGCTTCAAGTGCTgccggaagaagaagaaagagcacAAG GATTTGTGA
- the LOC123045285 gene encoding uncharacterized protein At3g27210 isoform X1, translating to MRFRIRKKPASAPPDASSTAAVPDTAAGGGGRATIVASPDRYGTENVLIVTPGGSRDESFFEARPWLDSDSEDDFQSVRGDFTPSRGSTPDHQMQTSFAARISADIPSLTEKKQRLLELLQEKQQYDDEHDATTDVGSETGNSIHAEEHLNSSWKVEKAKKPAKPGCFACSAWKLSFKCCRKKKKEHKDL from the exons ATGAGGTTCAGGATCCGGAAGAAGCCTgcgtccgcgccgccggacgcttcTTCCACGGCCGCCGTGCCGGACactgcggccggcggcggcggccgggcgacGATCGTCGCTAGCCCAGATCGCTACGGCACAGAGAATG TGCTGATTGTTACGCCAGGAGGAAGCAGAGATGAGTCGTTCTTCGAGGCAAGGCCGTGGTTAGACTCGGACAGTGAAGATGATTTCCAAAGCGTGAGAGGAG ACTTCACTCCTTCAAGAGGTAGCACACCAGATCACCAGATGCAAACATCATTCGCAGCGCGGATATCTGCGGACATTCCTTCGCTGACAGAGAAGAAGCAGAGGCTCCTTGAGCTGCTCCAGGAAAAGCAGCAGTACGATGACGAGCATGATGCCACTACCGATGTCGGTAGCGAGACAGGGAACAGCATCCATGCTGAAGAACATCTGAATTCTTCTTGGAAAGTAGAGAAAGCAAAGAAGCCAGCCAAGCCAGGTTGCTTCGCTTGCTCTGCTTGGAAGCTTAGCTTCAAGTGCTgccggaagaagaagaaagagcacAAGGATTTGTGA